From the Bacteroidia bacterium genome, one window contains:
- a CDS encoding SLC13 family permease: MIIVLAVILLAVILFATEKIRVDLTAVIVMGILLLSGIITPEEGVSGFSNTATVTVAAMFIVSAALQKTGAVNSLGMLTSRIFKRSYWLGIIGTMLVVGVSSAFINNTPVVAVFIPILLTVSMDNSISASRLLMPVSFASMFGGLCTLIGTSTNILVSAIAVEHGLEPFGMFEFSIGGALLFVAGMVYMVVVGIRLIPDRKLDQDLTQRYSMNDYLIDVVLLPTAQSVGHHVTDSPLIRELEIDVLEVLRDGRRLKRPLPSIMLEAGDVLRVRCDVATIRELKDRMGVVLKAEHTLREDDFDDEDLLLVEAIIAPNSMLEGRTIKGVRFRNTFQANALALRHRGALLRKGFSETRLKSGDALLIQVRKEDYDTLRRDSNFVIVSDIELPTYRKRKIIPALIIILGIILTATFNVLPIMVSAIAGVVLLIATGCITLEESYEAVDWKVIFLLGGIISLGVALEKTGAALLLSDTMISLFGDFGPVAIVAALFFITSLLTGIMSNNATAVLLAPIAIAAAASMGVNPRPFLVAVTFAASSSFITPVGYQTNTMIYGVGQYRFADFLKVGTPLNLIFWILATLLIPLLFPF; the protein is encoded by the coding sequence ATGATTATCGTTCTCGCAGTGATTCTGCTCGCGGTGATTCTCTTCGCCACGGAGAAAATACGCGTCGACCTGACCGCGGTCATCGTGATGGGAATTCTGTTGCTCAGCGGAATCATCACGCCGGAAGAGGGGGTGTCGGGCTTCAGCAATACGGCGACGGTGACGGTGGCGGCGATGTTTATCGTAAGCGCCGCGCTGCAGAAAACAGGCGCGGTCAATTCGCTCGGTATGCTGACGTCGAGAATTTTTAAACGGAGCTACTGGCTCGGCATCATCGGGACCATGCTCGTGGTCGGCGTCAGTTCCGCGTTCATCAATAATACGCCGGTGGTGGCGGTGTTCATACCAATACTGCTCACCGTGTCGATGGACAACTCTATCAGTGCGTCCCGGCTTCTTATGCCCGTGTCGTTTGCGTCCATGTTCGGTGGGCTGTGCACGCTGATAGGGACGTCCACCAATATTCTTGTCAGCGCCATCGCGGTGGAGCATGGACTGGAACCCTTCGGTATGTTCGAGTTCAGTATCGGCGGTGCGCTTCTGTTCGTCGCCGGCATGGTGTATATGGTCGTGGTTGGCATCAGACTCATTCCGGACCGGAAACTCGATCAGGACCTCACTCAGCGCTACAGCATGAACGACTATCTCATAGATGTCGTGCTGCTTCCGACAGCGCAATCCGTGGGGCATCATGTTACGGATTCGCCGTTGATCAGGGAGCTGGAAATCGATGTACTCGAAGTACTCCGTGATGGCCGCCGTCTGAAGCGCCCTCTTCCTTCGATCATGTTGGAGGCAGGGGATGTGCTCAGAGTACGCTGCGATGTCGCAACGATACGCGAGCTGAAAGACAGGATGGGAGTGGTGCTGAAAGCGGAGCATACCCTGCGCGAGGATGATTTCGACGATGAAGACCTCCTGCTGGTCGAAGCGATCATTGCGCCGAACTCCATGCTCGAAGGAAGGACGATCAAAGGGGTTCGTTTCAGGAATACGTTTCAGGCAAATGCGCTCGCGCTTCGGCACAGGGGCGCCCTGCTGAGAAAGGGCTTCAGCGAGACGCGATTGAAATCCGGCGATGCGCTGCTGATTCAGGTACGCAAGGAAGACTACGATACGCTCCGCCGGGACAGCAATTTCGTCATTGTATCGGATATCGAGCTGCCGACCTACAGGAAGCGGAAAATCATTCCCGCGCTAATCATTATTCTCGGCATCATTTTAACTGCCACGTTCAATGTCTTACCCATCATGGTTTCGGCCATCGCGGGTGTGGTGCTGCTCATCGCCACCGGTTGCATCACGCTGGAGGAGTCGTATGAGGCGGTGGACTGGAAGGTGATTTTCCTGCTCGGCGGAATCATCTCGCTCGGTGTAGCACTCGAAAAAACCGGAGCGGCGCTGCTGCTGTCCGATACCATGATTTCGCTTTTTGGCGATTTTGGCCCCGTCGCCATCGTTGCCGCGCTGTTTTTCATCACCTCGCTGCTCACCGGCATCATGTCCAACAACGCCACCGCGGTTCTGCTGGCGCCGATCGCCATCGCCGCCGCCGCGAGCATGGGTGTGAATCCACGACCTTTCCTCGTTGCGGTAACCTTCGCCGCATCGTCGAGTTTTATCACACCTGTCGGATATCAGACCAACACCATGATTTACGGCGTCGGACAGTACCGGTTTGCGGATTTTCTGAAAGTCGGCACTCCTCTCAATCTGATTTTCTGGATATTGGCTACATTGCTGATTCCACTGCTCTTCCCGTTTTAA
- a CDS encoding transcriptional regulator, which produces MKHEEFFRRHPVFSGGEFAEYLNSRGGYGARAQEALLAYHRRTGKLVQIKRGLYAVIPAGEIGNTWPVDPFLITGKVTPDAVLSYHTALAFHGRSYSMRNEFFYSSVRPASSFTFRAQRFRGSRFPIGLTKTDSTDIGVLLAERQGVTLRVTSLERTLVDVLDRPRLSGSWEEIWRSLESIEFFSIDSVITYTSLLGNATTAAKVGFYLEQHREILMVEEQHLGQLRALRPRQAHYLDRGSRVSGKFVAKWNLVVPEDIYHARWGEIA; this is translated from the coding sequence ATGAAGCACGAAGAGTTTTTCAGGAGACATCCGGTGTTTTCCGGAGGGGAATTCGCCGAATATCTGAATTCGCGCGGCGGTTATGGCGCACGCGCACAGGAGGCGCTGCTCGCGTATCATCGGCGGACGGGGAAGCTCGTTCAGATAAAACGAGGTTTGTATGCAGTTATTCCGGCCGGTGAAATTGGCAACACATGGCCAGTCGACCCATTTCTTATCACCGGAAAGGTCACGCCCGATGCAGTGCTGTCGTACCACACGGCATTGGCGTTCCACGGACGTTCATACTCGATGCGTAACGAATTTTTCTACTCCTCCGTCCGTCCCGCCTCATCGTTCACCTTTCGCGCGCAGCGCTTTCGCGGCAGCCGTTTTCCCATCGGGCTGACGAAGACCGATTCAACGGACATCGGAGTCTTGCTTGCAGAGCGACAGGGTGTCACTCTGCGCGTCACCAGTCTGGAACGCACTCTCGTGGATGTGCTTGATCGTCCACGCCTGTCCGGGAGCTGGGAGGAAATCTGGCGTTCTCTCGAGAGCATCGAATTTTTCTCGATTGATTCGGTCATCACGTACACGTCCTTGCTTGGTAACGCGACCACCGCTGCGAAAGTCGGATTTTATCTCGAACAACATCGGGAGATCTTGATGGTAGAGGAGCAGCACCTCGGGCAGCTTCGCGCGTTGCGACCCCGGCAAGCCCATTATCTTGATCGCGGAAGCAGAGTTTCAGGCAAATTTGTAGCGAAGTGGAATCTGGTAGTACCGGAAGATATCTATCATGCGCGCTGGGGAGAAATTGCATGA
- a CDS encoding PDDEXK nuclease domain-containing protein: MSDEDLTTDSGYQHLLQKISEVYSTGQIRATQAVNVQITETYWQVGRDIVEYEQGGSTRAEYGKRLVANLARDLTLRHGKGFSRSNVMMMRAFYLAFPKVQTLSGQLSWSHYVELLSIADELERSFYEKQAIAEKWSVKELQRQKRTFLFLRLAAGKDREGILALSRVGQIVMQPAELVRDPYVFEFLKIPESSHLTETELESLLCDQLQPFLLELGKGFTFVGRQYRITLNNTHFHVDLVFYHRILRCFVLLDLKMDKVEHHDIGQMNMYLGYFATEENTEGDNPPIGIILSRHKDELLVEYATYKMNSQLFVQKYQLYLPDREELRRELERTLKLSDDNDEKP; this comes from the coding sequence GTGAGCGACGAGGATCTCACCACCGATAGCGGCTACCAGCATTTGCTGCAAAAAATTTCCGAGGTGTACTCCACTGGTCAGATACGGGCGACACAGGCCGTTAATGTCCAAATTACCGAAACATACTGGCAGGTTGGCCGTGACATCGTGGAGTATGAACAGGGTGGCAGCACCCGCGCCGAATATGGCAAGCGGCTGGTAGCCAATCTTGCAAGAGACCTCACCTTGCGGCATGGCAAGGGTTTTAGCCGCAGCAACGTGATGATGATGAGGGCATTTTACCTGGCCTTCCCAAAAGTCCAGACGCTGTCTGGACAATTGAGCTGGTCGCACTATGTCGAACTGCTCTCGATTGCCGACGAACTGGAACGCAGCTTTTACGAGAAGCAAGCCATCGCCGAGAAGTGGAGTGTGAAAGAGCTGCAACGGCAGAAACGCACATTTCTCTTCCTCCGTCTAGCTGCAGGAAAAGACCGGGAAGGTATTCTTGCACTCTCTCGTGTGGGGCAAATCGTGATGCAGCCGGCGGAACTGGTCCGTGACCCCTACGTCTTTGAGTTCCTCAAAATTCCGGAATCCAGCCATCTCACCGAGACGGAGCTTGAAAGCCTCCTCTGCGATCAACTCCAGCCCTTCCTTCTGGAGCTGGGAAAAGGCTTCACCTTCGTCGGCAGGCAATACCGCATCACGCTCAACAACACTCACTTCCACGTCGATCTCGTTTTCTACCACCGCATTCTGCGCTGTTTTGTCCTCCTCGACCTGAAGATGGACAAGGTGGAGCACCACGACATCGGCCAAATGAACATGTATCTCGGCTACTTCGCAACGGAAGAGAACACCGAGGGCGACAACCCGCCCATTGGCATCATTCTCTCCAGACACAAAGACGAACTGCTTGTCGAGTACGCCACCTACAAGATGAACAGCCAGCTCTTCGTTCAGAAATACCAACTCTACCTGCCCGACCGCGAAGAACTACGCCGGGAACTGGAACGTACCCTTAAGCTTTCAGACGACAACGACGAGAAACCATGA
- a CDS encoding mechanosensitive ion channel: MEDLTRAFDSLRTWLNVPLFTVGNVTLTLWTIVYLLILLVLLYWITSKLTKVIVYKLLANSRIELGTRVAVGSILRYTLLTIGFIVILQTAGINLSSLTILLGALGVGIGFGLQNITNNFVSGLIILFERPIKVGDRIEVSGIAGNVVDISMRATTIITNDNISIIVPNSEFISGTVINWSHTSRNVRFSFPVGVAYKEDPEQIRRILLDVALATDGVLREPKPDVLFKEYGDSSINFDLRVWTSEYTDRPGVLKSILYYEIWKQFKRNGIEIPFPQRDLYIRQMPGGREGQEEAADD, from the coding sequence ATGGAAGACCTTACACGCGCATTTGATTCCCTCCGCACATGGCTGAATGTGCCGCTGTTCACCGTCGGCAATGTCACGCTTACGTTATGGACCATCGTTTACCTTCTCATTCTCCTCGTACTGCTGTATTGGATTACCTCCAAGTTGACCAAGGTCATCGTGTACAAGCTGTTGGCGAACAGCAGAATCGAGCTCGGGACGCGCGTGGCCGTGGGCTCCATACTTCGCTACACCCTGCTGACCATCGGCTTCATCGTCATACTGCAAACCGCCGGAATCAATCTCAGCAGTCTTACCATCCTGCTCGGCGCCCTGGGTGTAGGTATCGGCTTCGGCTTGCAGAACATCACGAACAACTTCGTCAGCGGACTCATTATCCTTTTCGAGCGTCCTATCAAGGTCGGCGACAGAATCGAGGTCTCCGGTATTGCCGGCAACGTGGTGGATATCTCCATGCGCGCTACCACGATAATCACGAACGACAACATCTCCATCATCGTCCCGAATTCCGAGTTCATTTCCGGAACGGTGATCAACTGGAGTCACACCAGCCGCAACGTGCGATTCAGTTTCCCCGTTGGCGTCGCATACAAAGAAGATCCGGAGCAGATCCGCCGCATCCTGCTCGACGTCGCCCTCGCCACCGACGGCGTATTGCGCGAACCCAAGCCCGATGTGTTGTTCAAGGAATACGGCGACAGCTCCATCAATTTCGATCTGCGCGTTTGGACGAGCGAGTACACCGACCGGCCCGGCGTATTGAAAAGTATTCTGTACTACGAAATCTGGAAGCAGTTCAAGCGCAATGGTATCGAGATTCCCTTCCCGCAGCGCGACCTCTACATCAGGCAAATGCCCGGCGGCCGGGAAGGGCAAGAGGAAGCAGCAGACGATTGA
- a CDS encoding nucleotidyl transferase AbiEii/AbiGii toxin family protein, whose product MKISREKLFAEAASTGFRADMLEKVARLLGLLHAMQQHPYSNGKLVLKGGTALNLFVFDVPRLSVDIDLNYIGAVGRDQMLDQRPKLEAALQAVFAREDYTVRRVPSEHAGGKWLLRYTDASGMYGNLEVDLNYMFRVPLWPIKKSDSHRLGAWQASEIPILDLHELAAGKLAALLARGVARDIFDAVKILEHPDIEFASLRTAFVVYGAMNRKDWRTVSVDDVDVDPVELGRQLIPLLRVESEEFTLPAEEYGAGLVATCKKLLARLLPFTGNERAFLDKLLEYGEIDAALLTDDADVQTRIQNQPLLYWKTLNVREHRHLD is encoded by the coding sequence ATGAAGATATCGCGGGAGAAACTATTCGCCGAGGCAGCCTCCACCGGTTTCAGAGCGGACATGCTTGAAAAGGTCGCACGTCTGCTCGGGCTGCTTCACGCAATGCAGCAGCATCCGTATTCCAACGGGAAGCTGGTGTTAAAAGGCGGGACGGCACTCAACCTCTTTGTGTTTGACGTGCCGCGGCTTTCGGTCGATATTGATTTGAACTACATTGGCGCGGTTGGACGAGATCAAATGCTCGATCAACGCCCGAAGCTGGAAGCGGCACTTCAGGCCGTATTTGCCCGCGAAGACTACACCGTCCGCCGCGTACCCTCCGAGCATGCGGGAGGCAAATGGTTGTTGAGATATACTGATGCATCGGGGATGTACGGGAATCTGGAAGTGGATCTGAACTATATGTTTCGCGTACCGCTTTGGCCCATAAAGAAATCTGATTCTCATCGACTGGGGGCCTGGCAGGCATCGGAAATTCCCATCCTCGATCTTCACGAACTTGCGGCAGGGAAGCTCGCTGCGCTGCTCGCACGAGGCGTCGCAAGGGATATCTTTGACGCTGTAAAAATACTTGAGCATCCGGATATTGAGTTTGCGTCGTTGCGTACGGCGTTCGTCGTCTACGGCGCGATGAACCGGAAGGACTGGCGCACCGTGAGCGTTGATGATGTCGATGTTGACCCGGTGGAACTGGGCCGACAGCTCATCCCCTTACTGCGCGTGGAGAGCGAGGAATTCACGCTGCCAGCAGAGGAGTATGGGGCTGGTCTGGTAGCTACATGCAAAAAACTCCTCGCTCGATTGCTTCCATTCACCGGCAATGAACGCGCGTTCCTCGACAAACTCCTCGAGTATGGAGAAATCGATGCCGCGCTGTTAACCGATGACGCCGACGTCCAGACCCGCATTCAGAATCAGCCGTTGCTCTATTGGAAAACTCTCAATGTCCGTGAACATCGGCATCTCGATTGA
- a CDS encoding helicase-related protein, producing the protein MTSPSNTSGLRDNHTRGTVADFLREKCHSGSKLSIVSAYFTIYAYDALKEELDRIEHLDFLFGEPSFVNRLDPSKTEKKAFFIDAEGLELSNKLQQKRVARECADWIERKVDIKTIKQSSLLHGKMYHVDNARVEHAILGSSNFTVRGLGLGNAGNNIELNLIVDSERDRTEIKRWFEELWGNEELVKDVKQDVLNYLRQLYENNSPEFIYYKTLYHIFEKFLGDTGKTDADLGRTSLFETEIWKALYGFQKDGAKGAINKILLHNGCIIADSVGLGKTYEALAVIKYFELKNERVLVLCPKKLRDNWTVYTSNSLLNPFDSDRFRYDVLSHTDLSRETGHSGDINLATLNWGNYDLIVIDESHNFRNNTPGKRDEDGHVIRKSRYQRLMDDIIKAGIRSKVLLLSATPVNNDLKDLRNQLYFFTENRDDAFAESMGVDSLKETLSSAQKVFTTWAKKHTHERNTRELLEKLNAAFFKLLDELTIARSRQHILKYYKDAIAQLGGFPKREKPLSIYSEIDIRGRFHSYDKLNDEIVGYTLALFNPSRFVRPEHKAEYETKGPLPFTQGERETFLIGMMKVNFLKRLESSVKSFGTTMERTIAKIEDLEKKIKNYLALPGQNPESEELELELDDPGRDEELEAAMHVGGKLKFRLNHLLLEGPDGWLKALAHDKDQLLTLYNAAKAVTPENDAKLAALKKLIAEKMTKPSTNKLGEANRKVLVFTAFADTAAYLYTSLLDWGRKELGIHMALVCGGGDTRTSFGGAAYDHILTNFSPRAKQRAKIPSMPQQGEIDLLIATDCISEGQNLQDCDYLINYDIHWNPVRIIQRFGRIDRIGSVNTSVSLVNFWPTEDLNKYINLKNRVEARMALVDISATFEDNVLRNEEIEEIISGDLRYRDKQLLRLKEEVLDLEDLGDSVSLTEFTLDDFRLDLLKYIEANKTALEDAPFGLYTCVPPHADYKVIGPGVIFCFRHEGKRDSVGEAKPAPSEAINPLHPYFLVYVLDDGNVRFGFAQPKQILDIYRILCAGKADVYDRLCNLFDQETAHGSDMKAYDTLLHKAVASLAATFRKRAASGLQSGRGFVLPDVGQQFHESTELELVTWLVIKEDEA; encoded by the coding sequence ATGACCTCACCCAGCAATACTTCCGGTCTGCGCGACAATCACACGAGGGGGACGGTTGCCGACTTCCTGCGGGAAAAGTGCCATTCCGGCTCAAAGTTGTCCATCGTGTCGGCCTACTTTACCATCTATGCCTACGACGCGCTGAAGGAAGAACTTGATCGCATCGAACATCTCGACTTCCTCTTCGGTGAACCGTCGTTTGTGAACAGGCTTGATCCGAGTAAGACCGAGAAAAAAGCTTTTTTCATCGACGCCGAGGGATTGGAACTCTCTAACAAGCTTCAGCAAAAGCGTGTCGCCAGAGAGTGTGCCGATTGGATTGAGCGCAAGGTGGACATCAAAACCATCAAGCAATCCAGTCTCCTTCACGGGAAGATGTATCACGTGGACAACGCGAGGGTGGAACACGCCATTCTCGGCAGTTCCAACTTCACGGTGCGGGGTCTCGGCCTCGGCAATGCGGGCAACAATATCGAGCTGAACCTCATCGTGGACAGTGAGCGCGATCGGACGGAAATCAAGCGATGGTTCGAAGAGCTATGGGGAAATGAAGAACTGGTGAAGGACGTGAAGCAGGATGTTTTGAATTACCTCAGGCAACTGTACGAGAACAACTCGCCCGAATTTATTTACTACAAAACGCTGTACCACATTTTCGAAAAGTTCCTGGGCGATACAGGCAAAACCGATGCGGACCTGGGAAGGACCAGCCTTTTCGAGACGGAGATATGGAAGGCGCTGTACGGATTTCAGAAGGACGGTGCGAAAGGAGCGATCAACAAAATCCTCCTGCACAATGGCTGCATCATAGCCGACAGCGTCGGCTTGGGCAAGACCTACGAGGCGCTCGCCGTTATCAAATACTTCGAACTGAAGAACGAACGTGTGCTCGTTCTCTGCCCGAAAAAACTGCGTGACAACTGGACGGTGTACACCAGCAACAGCCTCCTCAATCCCTTCGACTCCGACCGTTTCCGCTATGACGTGCTTTCTCATACCGACCTGAGCCGTGAGACGGGTCACTCGGGCGACATCAATCTCGCGACGTTGAATTGGGGCAATTACGACCTCATCGTCATCGACGAATCGCATAACTTCCGGAACAACACGCCCGGGAAGAGAGACGAGGATGGGCACGTCATCCGCAAGAGCCGTTACCAGCGGTTGATGGATGACATCATCAAAGCGGGTATCCGCAGTAAAGTTCTTCTGCTTTCGGCTACGCCGGTCAATAACGATCTCAAGGATCTGCGCAACCAATTGTACTTCTTCACCGAAAACCGCGACGACGCTTTTGCAGAATCCATGGGCGTCGACAGTCTCAAGGAAACTCTCTCCAGCGCACAGAAGGTGTTCACGACCTGGGCAAAGAAGCACACGCATGAACGCAACACGCGCGAACTGCTGGAAAAGCTCAATGCCGCCTTTTTCAAACTCCTCGACGAACTCACCATAGCCCGCTCGCGGCAACACATTCTGAAGTACTACAAGGACGCCATCGCCCAGCTTGGCGGTTTCCCGAAGCGCGAAAAGCCGCTATCCATATACTCAGAAATCGATATTCGCGGGCGCTTCCACTCCTACGACAAACTCAACGACGAAATCGTCGGCTATACTCTTGCGCTCTTCAATCCGTCCCGTTTTGTACGGCCCGAGCATAAGGCCGAGTACGAAACGAAAGGCCCACTACCATTCACACAGGGTGAACGCGAGACCTTTCTCATTGGCATGATGAAGGTGAACTTCCTCAAGCGCCTTGAAAGCTCGGTGAAGTCCTTCGGGACCACGATGGAGCGGACTATAGCAAAGATCGAAGATCTGGAGAAGAAGATTAAAAACTACCTGGCTCTGCCCGGGCAGAATCCCGAATCCGAAGAACTGGAATTGGAACTCGACGATCCCGGTCGTGACGAGGAACTGGAAGCCGCCATGCATGTCGGCGGTAAATTGAAATTCCGCTTGAACCATCTCCTGCTCGAAGGCCCGGACGGCTGGCTCAAAGCCCTCGCACATGACAAGGATCAGCTTCTTACTCTTTACAATGCCGCGAAAGCCGTTACGCCCGAGAACGATGCCAAGCTCGCCGCTCTGAAAAAGCTCATCGCGGAAAAAATGACAAAGCCGAGCACGAATAAACTCGGCGAAGCAAATCGGAAAGTGCTCGTCTTCACCGCCTTCGCCGACACCGCCGCCTACCTCTATACGTCACTTCTTGACTGGGGCCGCAAGGAACTCGGCATTCACATGGCCCTGGTTTGCGGCGGCGGCGACACCCGTACCTCTTTTGGCGGAGCGGCATACGATCATATTCTCACCAACTTTTCACCACGAGCCAAGCAGCGCGCGAAAATTCCATCCATGCCGCAACAAGGCGAGATTGACCTGCTCATCGCCACGGACTGCATCAGCGAGGGACAAAACCTGCAGGACTGCGATTATCTCATCAACTACGACATACACTGGAATCCCGTCCGCATCATCCAGCGCTTTGGTCGTATCGACCGTATCGGCAGTGTCAACACGTCCGTCAGTCTCGTGAACTTCTGGCCGACTGAAGATCTCAATAAATACATCAACCTCAAAAACCGTGTCGAAGCCCGCATGGCCCTCGTGGACATTTCCGCCACTTTCGAGGACAATGTGCTCAGGAACGAGGAAATCGAAGAGATCATTTCCGGCGACCTCCGCTATCGCGACAAGCAGCTCCTCCGACTCAAGGAGGAGGTTCTCGACCTCGAAGACCTCGGCGACAGCGTTTCGCTCACCGAGTTCACGCTCGACGACTTCCGTCTCGATCTGCTGAAATACATCGAAGCCAACAAGACCGCCCTCGAGGACGCCCCCTTTGGTCTCTACACCTGCGTACCGCCGCATGCCGACTACAAGGTGATAGGCCCGGGTGTTATCTTCTGTTTTAGGCATGAGGGCAAACGCGATTCAGTCGGCGAAGCCAAGCCCGCGCCGAGCGAAGCCATCAACCCTCTCCATCCCTACTTCCTCGTGTATGTTCTGGACGATGGCAACGTGCGCTTCGGCTTTGCGCAACCAAAGCAGATTCTCGACATTTACCGCATCCTCTGTGCGGGCAAAGCGGATGTGTACGACCGGCTCTGCAACCTCTTTGACCAGGAGACCGCGCACGGCAGCGACATGAAGGCGTACGACACGCTTCTGCATAAGGCAGTCGCTTCGCTCGCCGCCACTTTCCGTAAGCGCGCCGCCTCCGGACTGCAATCCGGCCGAGGTTTCGTCCTGCCGGATGTCGGTCAGCAATTCCACGAAAGTACCGAGCTGGAGCTTGTGACCTGGCTCGTTATCAAGGAGGATGAGGCGTGA
- a CDS encoding AAA family ATPase: MKLREIHIKGFKSIVDQQVELGRVNCFIGGNGVGKSNILEALGVLSAAAAGRVDDEAIIRRGVRAGLPRLFKSSFAGMRIPPDIMLEARSASDTIFRVSLLNPLDKPEPAWSFKTEYLSSGGKEIVSRGVRDKVQDEKNFDKTAGLSALKLVNLQTDDPASVLMKTLQGYAIYTPNTPALRATVPDSQTRLPVGLAGGGLAEGFDSLKREMREEEIADVLALIDWVSDVAATDSAGALLSPAIPRAKRVLKFTDRFMAESRNSLTAYDASEGALYVLFAAILCLSSSSPAVFAIDNLDSALNPRLVTRLVERLGEWLRSSDPNRQLLFTAHNPTVLDGLDLEDDEIRLFAVERNSAGYTTIRRITVSAELLRLNEEYPLSRLWAMGNLGAVPNV; encoded by the coding sequence ATGAAACTCCGTGAGATCCATATCAAAGGCTTCAAGTCTATCGTAGATCAGCAAGTCGAATTAGGGCGCGTGAACTGCTTTATCGGCGGCAATGGAGTTGGAAAAAGCAACATTCTCGAGGCTTTGGGTGTCCTCAGTGCAGCCGCGGCCGGTAGAGTCGACGACGAGGCTATCATCCGCCGTGGTGTTCGGGCTGGTCTGCCCCGCTTGTTTAAAAGTTCGTTTGCTGGTATGAGGATTCCACCAGACATCATGCTGGAAGCGCGGAGTGCATCCGATACAATCTTCCGTGTGTCTCTGCTTAATCCGCTCGATAAACCTGAGCCGGCCTGGTCGTTCAAGACCGAGTATCTCTCCTCAGGCGGCAAGGAAATCGTGAGTCGCGGAGTGCGGGACAAAGTGCAGGACGAGAAGAATTTTGATAAAACGGCGGGGCTATCGGCCCTGAAACTCGTGAATCTTCAAACCGACGATCCGGCTTCCGTTCTGATGAAGACGCTGCAGGGTTATGCGATTTACACTCCGAATACACCGGCATTACGAGCGACGGTCCCTGATTCGCAAACACGGTTGCCCGTGGGGCTCGCAGGAGGCGGTCTCGCCGAGGGATTTGATTCTTTGAAGCGGGAGATGAGAGAAGAGGAAATCGCGGATGTTTTGGCACTTATCGACTGGGTGAGCGACGTGGCTGCAACCGATTCCGCTGGCGCACTGCTTTCGCCTGCAATTCCCCGGGCAAAACGGGTTTTGAAATTCACGGATCGATTCATGGCTGAGTCCCGAAATTCGCTCACAGCGTATGACGCAAGCGAAGGAGCACTCTACGTCCTTTTCGCCGCCATTCTGTGTCTGTCATCTTCATCACCTGCGGTGTTCGCGATCGACAATCTCGATTCCGCACTGAACCCACGACTCGTGACGCGACTGGTTGAACGTCTGGGTGAATGGCTTCGATCAAGTGATCCAAATCGACAGCTTCTTTTTACGGCTCATAATCCAACCGTGTTAGATGGACTCGATCTCGAAGACGATGAGATCCGTCTATTCGCTGTGGAACGTAACAGCGCCGGATATACGACGATTCGACGCATCACTGTCTCTGCGGAGTTACTCAGGTTGAATGAGGAGTATCCGCTCTCACGCCTTTGGGCTATGGGCAATCTCGGAGCCGTTCCCAATGTCTGA
- a CDS encoding ATP-binding protein, with product MLILRMARKQWKLGADSGCIQLRESNERYGKKSTMIRNQLPIEHWHKWIGEASLGDAITDRLIHNAYTMTLKGDSMRKRLAVTLNLK from the coding sequence GTGCTCATTCTCCGAATGGCAAGGAAACAATGGAAATTGGGTGCGGATTCTGGCTGTATTCAACTGCGAGAAAGCAATGAGAGGTATGGCAAAAAATCGACGATGATCAGAAATCAACTTCCGATCGAACATTGGCACAAATGGATTGGTGAAGCGAGCCTCGGCGATGCGATCACGGACCGTCTGATTCACAATGCGTACACCATGACGCTGAAAGGAGATTCAATGAGAAAGCGGCTCGCCGTGACCCTCAATTTGAAGTAA